Genomic DNA from Lagenorhynchus albirostris chromosome 20, mLagAlb1.1, whole genome shotgun sequence:
GCACTGAAatctaaggaaatgaaaaaacaggTCAGCTGTTAATTTCAGGAGAAACAACGTTGTCGAAGGATATGTGATCATGGGAAGTAGTAAAAATATAATCAAGCAGTTAGCTCTGAAGAATCACCTTAAGGGAAATTGTGATGTAATAAGAAATCGTGATATAAATATATTGGGAAAATGGAAGTAGAGGAAGTATGTGGATTTGTGTGTTTGGGAGATGGGAACCATTCAACTTCCGGAAGCAGAAAGAATAGAGAATGTCTTGGGTATTAGTGTCTGCTATATTTTCTTGGCTCTtctgtattttaaactttttcacaatttttttttaagatttttttttgatgtggaccatttttaaagtctttattgaatttgttacaatattgcttctgttttacgttttgctGTTTTGgttgcgaggcatgtgggatcttagctccccgaccagggatcgaacccacaacccctgcattagaaggcgaagtcttaaccactggaccgccagggaagtcccttcacagttttttaaaaggaaaatttaacaAATAGCCATGTACCAAAAGGCAAATAACGTATAATCCCAACACTCAGAAGTAATGACTGTCAACGTTTAGTATATGTGCTTCCACACATACAGAGGTTAGTATGTTCCTTCACACACTCGTGTATGTATTTAACCCCTATTAAATTAGGTCATATTATACAGTGATTCCCAAATGCCATTCCCCGGGCCCTTTGCATGAGAATCACCTGAGCagctttttgaaaatataaactccCTGGAGCTCCAGGTTCAGAAAGTTCAATTCAGTAGTCTTGCTGAATTGGGCCTCAGGTCTTTTAAAGTTACCCAGGTGATTCCGATGCATGGTCAGGTGTGGGGACTCTGTTTTGTGAATGGCTTTATTAGtgtcatttgatatttttctctctcaccaTTTGTTGGGCTACTACATTTGTAGTCCAACTATGTAAGACTTTTACTGAATGGTCGTTTCTTGTCTCCAGGAAAAGAGAGGGAACAAAGCATCCGATAAAGCTGCTGTCTTGGCCTTTGATGCCCTGGTGGCCTTCTGTGAAGAATCGGGGTGAGTGACTTATCTTGTGTGTGGAAACAAGTGTTAGTGAGATCTTTTCCTCTCCCAGCACTGCTAGTTAACAAGCTAACATAGGACAGTTCTTGGGCCACCAAGGGACCCCTGCCTGCTGAAAGCCATCGTGTGGGAATATTTCCTGTCGGAGCATGGAAGTTGGTACCCTCCCACCTTTCTGTGGAAGGCCCCAGAAACTCTGGCACTGTGAGGATTCGTTGAGTATTTTGGGTGGTCATCCACCCATCCCACTCCACCCACTTCTGGAGTGGCTGGCACCCTGGGTGACTCAGTTCCGAGAGATGTGACCAGTTCTGAGCCATTGGCACTGTGGTGATAATGTGCCACTGCGCTGTACTACTGCTTCACTTGTGGAGTAGTCACTCTCATCCCAGACCCAAGCAGAGACGTGTGGCCCAGTTTATGTCTTGGGAGGGCAGGGGCGGTAATGTGCTTGGAGAGAAATCAACTTTTCTAACATAACACCAGCCTGCCTACTTGGAACCCACTTATCTATTTGATCTGAATCTGCTGGCGGTGGGGGCCATGAAAGAGCCTGATAGCTGCTCAGCAACAGGCAGAGTGTGGCCGGGAGAGCCCTGGGCACGAGCAGCTGTGGGCGCACTGTATGAGGGACATCCAGAGCATTCTGGACAAGCTGGGAGCACTTGCATTTGTGTAGCCCTTTGCTCGAAAAACCTGTTTGATTCCTCTGCTCTCACTGGTCAGATCTCGTTGGACAACCCTGTAAGGTAGATGAGGCAGAATTGATTGCTTCAGACTTAAGAGATGAACAGACCACTGTCCAGAGAGGTCGtggttgggagttccctggcggtccagtggttaggactcggtgctttcactgccgagggccggggttcaatccctagtcggggaactaagatccttcatggATGCCACTAATCCCCCATTTCCCAGTTTGCAGTGATATGCACATTTTCATACACACATGCCATCTTGGTTTTTGTAAGACTGGATTCTTGAAGCGTGGAGTTGATTAGGTGCATGGTACTGGTGGTGCCCACCAGATGTTTGGGGCTTTCTTCTGGAAACCAGAGAGGCACTTATTTGGGCCATGTGTTCTGATTCCCACCCCCTCCTATTCACCAAGTCTGTGGCTCCTAGGCTGAAGCTACTTGCTTCTCTAAGCTGCCATGTCTCATTTGGCCTCTGTGGCAAGACCACGCCCAGCAGAGGTGGTTGGCACCCTTGCCCACAGCCATTGCAACCAGAGCCCTTTTCAGGCACTAACATAGTGAGTTGCTAAATTAGGCCTTCTTTGGTTCCTTGAGTAAAGCGCTTGTCATGAAAGGGCTCAGTGTCCTTGCTAGTTGTCAGAGTCCCCTCTGCTTGGAGTCACCCTGGCTGGACTCTTGTTTGGGGTGAGTATGAGGCTCTGTGGAGCTGTCTGGAAGCTTAGCTCTGCCGTATCCCTCTGGGCTGCAGCAACTCACCAGGCAAGAGGACAGGTCCTCCCAGGgccctctgctttctgtctcatACCAGAGACCTGGGACCTGTTAGAGTGTCAAGGGTCTGGGCATCAGTGGGCCTCCTGTTGCCCCGTGTGCAGCCTCATCTCTTCTATCTCATTTGCTACACATGAGGGCGTCAGATTCCAGGACTTCCAGGCCCTGGGACGGAGTGAACACAGCTGGTATGGCTGGATTTGAAATTGCTCTTTGAGTAGAAAGGAATGTTTCTTCATTGCATAAATGGTATATAACACGAAGGCAAAGCCCCTTCCTCACCAGATACTTGCCCTTTTTCTGAGAATAGCCTGGTTTGAGGTTGACGTTGAAGCAGCTATTTGCAAAGGGAGGGCACTTGGCAGCGAGGGACAGGCCTGCTTGATGGCTTCGGCAGAGGCGGGGACATTTCTACAAGGGCTGTGTTGTAGGGTCTGGGGTGCATGGGGGCTGGGGGACCCTGTGAGGGATACCTGGGCATCTCTGGGACCAAGAGAAAAGACACTTGGGTCACATGAATGAGGCCAGCGTGGGGCGTCCAGATGGCTTCCTCTCTTCTTTGCGTGCAGCTACTTTCTCTGAGCGTGGCCCTGAAATGCATTTGATTATTTATGACAGGGCCAAATTTACCTTTGCGTGTAAAAGGAACAGTAATTAGGTTCAAAGCAACCTTCCTCCAGCCTAGAGGCCTCTGGACCCTGAGATGGGAAAAACAGCTTTGGTTTAGGCCTAGATTGTACTGGGCTCTGTCAACTCCTGGGGTCTCCAGGCTGGGGGAGCCAATGGCCCAGCATccctgtttatccattcatttgctcattcgttcattcattcatttattcaaccagcAAATATTGATTGATACTGACTCTGTGCGAGGGCACATCAGAAAAGGGGGTACAATTGGGAACAGAAAGAGACCCAGCCCCTGCTTTTTGTTGCTTGGACCAGTGGGGAAGACAGGCACTTATCAGATAATCACGTGAAAAATGTATAATTCCAGACTGTTAGAAGGGCTTTGGAGAAAAGGTACATGGCGTTTTGAGAGTGTATAACAGTGGCCCCCTTCTTGGCCCACAGAAAGTCAGGTCACGACTCTTCACACTCGTTGACCCTATCGAGTGCGGGGAGTGAACCAAACACAATAGCAAACAAGATGAGAAACAGGACCGTAATGATGAACAAGCAGATCACTACCAGGCCCCCCTGGTCGAAGGGGTTCTGCCAGAACTCATCCTTCCAGGTGCGTTTTGTTAGTAGTCTGTCCATGTGAACCTGGAAAAGTGGGGACAGAGGCCCTGAGTGCAGGGGCTTCTCCAAGGCCCTGTCCCAGGTGCTACTCCCTGCCCCCAACTTCACCCTCTGGTGCGATCTCAGAGAACGGTGGCCACCTCTGTAGCTAGCAGGCATTGAAGGGATGGTGGGTCATTGGGCTCAATGCCTCCAGCAAGCAACAAATGGGCTTTCTTCCTCCACAGAAGCAAAAGCAGGGACTGGCACCAAGAGAGGGGGGTCCCTTGAGTTCTTCCT
This window encodes:
- the SMIM6 gene encoding small integral membrane protein 6 translates to MDRLLTKRTWKDEFWQNPFDQGGLVVICLFIITVLFLILFAIVFGSLPALDRVNECEES